A stretch of the Candidatus Hydrogenedentota bacterium genome encodes the following:
- a CDS encoding HD domain-containing protein: MVSGRARPALELLDNTGLLRELFPEINAMKGVEQPPQFHPEGDVFQHTLLALEQLPEGVSFTLAMAALLHDVGKPVTQTIEDRIRFTRHEHEGSRMADRICKGLRISNRKRNAIVWLVKNHMRLKDFMKMRPAKQLRYMADPGFEELLELGRIDALASNKDTSLISDIKKHVEELRAMQDKQALIINGHDLIQQGYAPGNHFRELLSQVENELVEGKFKTKEEALAYLLQHFPPPLGKK, from the coding sequence GCGCGCCCCGCTCTGGAATTATTGGATAACACGGGACTTCTCCGCGAACTCTTCCCTGAAATAAACGCCATGAAAGGGGTCGAACAACCGCCTCAGTTCCACCCAGAAGGCGACGTTTTTCAACATACCCTCCTCGCACTCGAACAATTACCAGAAGGGGTATCTTTTACCTTGGCAATGGCCGCACTGTTGCATGACGTGGGTAAGCCCGTTACTCAAACGATTGAAGATCGTATCCGCTTTACCCGTCATGAACATGAGGGAAGCCGGATGGCGGACAGGATATGCAAGGGCTTACGCATTTCCAACCGAAAGAGAAATGCGATTGTGTGGTTGGTCAAAAACCACATGCGTTTGAAAGATTTCATGAAGATGCGTCCTGCCAAACAACTTCGATACATGGCCGACCCGGGTTTTGAAGAGCTTTTGGAATTGGGACGAATTGATGCGCTGGCAAGTAATAAAGATACGTCCCTGATCAGCGACATAAAAAAGCATGTCGAAGAGCTTCGGGCGATGCAGGACAAGCAGGCGTTGATCATCAACGGTCATGATCTGATACAACAGGGATACGCGCCCGGGAATCATTTCAGAGAGCTTTTGAGTCAGGTCGAAAATGAGTTGGTGGAAGGAAAATTTAAAACGAAAGAGGAGGCTTTGGCTTATTTGTTGCAACACTTTCCTCCGCCTCTAGGGAAAAAATAA